ATGGTTCATGAGCTTCACCCTGTCCATCGACGACGTCATCATCAGTTTTTTCACCACCGGCCCGACTTTCGAGGTCCTGCCGCTACGCATCTATTCCATGGTCCGCCTCGGGCTCAAACCCGAAGTCAATGCCTTGTGCGCGATCATGATCCTTATAACCGCCGTGACGGTTTTTCTGTCGCAGCGCCTTTTGAAGGAGAAAGCATGAAACGACTTGTTCCGTTCATTTTGCTGTGCATGGTGGCCACCCAGGCCTGGGGCGCGTCCAAGGAGCTCTATGTCTACAACTGGTCGGAATACATGCCGGACAGTGTTTTGGAGAGCTTTGCCTCGGAAACCGGCATCAAGGTCATCATGTCCACCTACGACAGCAACGAGGCCATGTATGCCAAGGTCAAGATGGTCGAGGGCAAGGGATATGATCTCATCGTGCCATCCACGGATTTTGTGTCGCGCATGGCCAAGGAAGGGTTGCTTCGGCCCATCGACAAATCCAAGCTGCCCAATTTCGCCAATCTGGACCCGCATTTGCTTGATCAGGCCTTTGATCCGGACAACACCTACAGCGTGCCCTACATGTGGGGCTCCACGGCCATTGCCGTGAACTCCTCGGACAAAGCGGCCGCGGCCATCACGTCCTTCGCCGATCTCTGGAAGCCGGAGTTCAAGGGCAAGCTGCTGCTGCCCAACGACATGCGCGGCGTTTTGGGCATGGGGCTCAAACGCCTCGGATATTCCCTGAACGAAACCGACCCGGCCAAGGTGGCCGAGGCCTGCGCGCTGCTCAAGCCGCTCATGGAGAGCGTGCGCGTCTTTGACTCCGATTCCCCCAAACAGGCTTTGCTCAACAACGAGGTCCAGGTTGCCGTGCTGTGGAACGGCGAGGCCTACATCGCTTCCGGCGAGAATCCGGATATCAAGTACGTCTACCCGAGCGAAGGTTTCAGTCTGTGGGTGGACAATCTGTGTATTCCCAAAAACGCGGGCAACGTCGAAAATGCCCACCTTTTTATTGACTACCTGCTCCGGCCCGAGGTGGCGGCCCTGATTTGCCAGGAAATGGGATACTCCTCGCCCAATCTCAAGGCCAAGGCCAGCCTTTCGGACGAAGTGCGCACCAATGCCATTGTATATCCGGCGGACGCGGACATGGCCCGGGGCGAGTTTGAAACCGATCTCGGCGCGGCCATCAAGGCTTACGAGGATTGCTGGCTGCAACTGAAGGTCAAGCAATAACCGACCAGAAATACCCACGCCAAAACGGCGCGTTCCAACCTTGGAACGCGCCGTTTTGTATTTCCGCGGCGGGCATGCTCAGGCGGATTTGGGAATGCGCAGATTGTGTATCGCCAGAATGCTGCTGGCGAGCATCAATCCTCCAAAAAGGCTGAACGCCAGGCCAAGGCCGCATCGTTCTCCGAACCAGGCCAGAAGGCCCGGGATGACACCCAGCCCCATGATCGAGCTGCACATCACGCACAGCGAAACAGCAAGGTCGCTGGTCGCCTTGGGACAGACCATGGACAGCACGGCAAAGCCCACCGGAAAAAAGCAGACCACGAACATGGGCTGCAGGGTCAACATGGCGATGGTCCACCACAGGGGGCCATGCCCGGAGAGCAGGGTGGCCGTGCCCGTGCCGATCAGGAACAGGGCCAGGGTGCGCTGATATCCAATGCGTTTGATGACCAGGCCAGTCAGGGGAAGGGTCAGCAGGGAGACCGCGCGCGTGCCGCTGAGAACAAGGTTTGCCGACTCCCGGCTCATGCCCCGTTCCTGGACGAGAAAGGCGGGCACCAAGTTGTAAATGCCCGCTTCCACGCCCACGCAGAGCACGAACAGCAAGACAACGACCCAAAACGCCGGCCGGGCGACGATGACCCGGATGTTGCCAAGCCTGGGCGGCACTCCTGGACGTCGTACCCGGGGGCCGCGCGCGGCGTAGGCCAAGCCCAGAAGCAGGGCCGCCGATCCAAGCAGGGCAAAGAGCGGCGGATAGCCCATGGTATCAAGAAAAAGCTCGGCCACGAGCGGCGCGAGAATAAAGGACAGATTGGGGGCCAATTCATGTACCGAGAAGGCCTGCCCCCAGTGGGCCGGAGCCGTGGCCTCGGTGATGGTGACCACGCTGGACGGAATGTACAGCCCGGCCGCGCCACCCATGGCCAGGGTCCAGATCAAAAAGGACGTGAGTGTCGTGCTGGAGGCCAATCCCAGCAACGCCAGGCCCAGACCGGAGACGGAGACGACAATGGTTCCCTTGTGGCCCAGGCGCTGCGACAGGAAACCGGCGCAGAACACCGCCCCGCTGTACCCGAGCGAAAGGCAGAGAAAAATGGTCGATCCTTGGGCCAGCCCCAGATCGAGTTCCTTGGTGATGGGAAGAAGAAGGGGGCCGAAAATTGTCCGAGCCAGAAAGTTGACAAAGAAAACCGATGTCAGGAGGAGCAATACCGGCAGTGCCGAGGAAAAGGCCGGTCCTCCGTGATTTTGGGAAGAGTACATCGCTTAACAACCCGGGAAAAAATCTGTATCCGCTCGAAATGGCGTAAAGGGATCACCCGATACGTGCATTCAACCATGAAATCAACAGCAACCAGGAGGTTCGTGTGCCACGTTTGATTGCGGGCTTGCTCATTGCCCTAATGAGCGTTTGGTGCGCGGAAGCGTCGGAACTGACCGACAAGATCCAGCAACGGTATGACAGCCTGGAGTCCTTCCGGGCGTTTTTTCTGCAAAAATTGACCAACGCGTCCACCAAGGAAACCCAGGAACGTCTTGGAACCATTGTTTTTGCCCGGCCTCGGTTCATTCGCTGGGAAACGACTAGCCCCGAACAGGAGCTGCTTATCATCGGCAAGGACATGGTTTGGGATTACTTCCCCGAAGAGGAAACGGCCTATCGGTATACGGTGGAGCAGGTGCTTGATTCCAAGACCATGATTCGCTTTTTGTCCGGAGAAGCCAATTTGACGGATGATTTCAAGGTGCTGGACATGGGCATGGATGGAGAATTCCAACACCTGAAGTTGATCCCCAAGGAGCCCGAGCCCAATTTGGTGGAAGGGGAAATTTGGGTCCGACCGGGCCAGGATATGTTGGAGCGGATCAAATTGGTGGATTTTTTCGGGAATATCAATGAATTGGAACTGAGTGGCCTGGAGTTGGACATCCCCATCGACCCCAAGTCCTTTACTCTTGAGCCGCCGGCCGGAACGGAGATTTTGGAGGGACAGGGCGAATAGTTTCGGTTCCATGCGCGCAAAAAAAGCCCCCCTGGTTGTCATTGACAACCAGGGGGGCTTTTTTTGTCAAAGTCGATCAGCTCTCGCTGGGTTGGTTGGTCAGGCCCAGGCTTTCCAGAATGTGAAAAACCAGGGACAGGGCCATGCCGACCACCGTGGCCAGGGCCATGCCCTTGAGCTGGACCGTGCCGATGGTCACGGCCGTGCCGCTGATACCGACGATGAGCACGATGGCCGTCAGGATCAGGTTGACCGGCTTGGAGTAATCGACCTTGGATTCGACCAGCATGCGGATACCCGAGGCGGCGATGACACCGAAAAGCAGGATGCAGATGCCGCCCATGACCGGTGCCGGGATGGATTGGATTATGGCCGAGAGTTTGCCGATGAAGGCCAGACCAATGGAAATGACGGCCGCTCCGCCGATGACCCAGACCGAATAGACGCGGGTGATGGCCATGACGCCGATGTTCTCGCCGTAGGTGGTGGTGGGCACGGAGCCACAGAATCCGGACAGCATGGTCGAGACGCCATCGCCCATCAGGGAGCGATGCAGGCCGGGATCCTTGGTCAGGTCGCGGCCGACAATGTTCCCCGTGACCACGAGATGTCCGATATGCTCGGAAATAACGACCAGGGCCGCCGGAATGATGATCAGGATTTTGGCCAGGTCGAATTTGGGCGTGTAGATCGTGGGGAAGGCAATGGCCGGCGCGGCCGAGATGACGTCGAAATTGACCATGCCCATGGCTACGGCGGTCGCGTAGCCGACGACGATGCCAATCAGGACGGGAATGGCCGCCAGAAAGCCCTTGAGCATGATCGACCCCAGGGCCACGGCCAGCAAGGTGACCACGGACACGATGATGGCGTCCATGTTATAGGCACCGCTCGCGTCCGGGGTGATCCCGGCCATGCCGGTGGCCACTCCGGCCAGCTCCAGGCCGATAAGGGCGACGATGGGCCCCATGGTCGCCGGGGGCAGGACCACCTTGATCCAGTCGGAACCAAACTTCCAGATGACCAGGGCCACCATGCTGAAAATGGCGCCCGAGGCGATGAATCCGCCCAGGGCATAGGAATAGTTCGCGCCCCACAGGCTTTGGTCCGCGCCCAGAACCACGAATACCGGGGACAGGAAGGCGAAGCTCGACCCCAAAAACGCCGGAGCCTTTCCCTTGCAGAGCACAAGATAGAGCAGGGTGCCGATGCCGTTCATGAGCAGCACGATGGCCGGGTCGATCTTAAACAGGGTCGGAACCAGGACAGAGGCCCCGAACATGGCGAAAAGATGTTGAAAACTTAAAGGAATGCCCTGAAGAAAAGGAACTTTTTCTTCGACTTGAATCGTTCTCCGGCTCATGGCTAGTCTCCGCGAAAAAGGTGTGTAGCAAGGCCCGAAAGGCCCGTCCCGCATACAAAATTTGGGGCTTCGACAGTGAAGCCCCAAAAACCAAAAATT
The genomic region above belongs to Deltaproteobacteria bacterium and contains:
- a CDS encoding extracellular solute-binding protein; amino-acid sequence: MKRLVPFILLCMVATQAWGASKELYVYNWSEYMPDSVLESFASETGIKVIMSTYDSNEAMYAKVKMVEGKGYDLIVPSTDFVSRMAKEGLLRPIDKSKLPNFANLDPHLLDQAFDPDNTYSVPYMWGSTAIAVNSSDKAAAAITSFADLWKPEFKGKLLLPNDMRGVLGMGLKRLGYSLNETDPAKVAEACALLKPLMESVRVFDSDSPKQALLNNEVQVAVLWNGEAYIASGENPDIKYVYPSEGFSLWVDNLCIPKNAGNVENAHLFIDYLLRPEVAALICQEMGYSSPNLKAKASLSDEVRTNAIVYPADADMARGEFETDLGAAIKAYEDCWLQLKVKQ
- a CDS encoding uracil permease, translated to MSRRTIQVEEKVPFLQGIPLSFQHLFAMFGASVLVPTLFKIDPAIVLLMNGIGTLLYLVLCKGKAPAFLGSSFAFLSPVFVVLGADQSLWGANYSYALGGFIASGAIFSMVALVIWKFGSDWIKVVLPPATMGPIVALIGLELAGVATGMAGITPDASGAYNMDAIIVSVVTLLAVALGSIMLKGFLAAIPVLIGIVVGYATAVAMGMVNFDVISAAPAIAFPTIYTPKFDLAKILIIIPAALVVISEHIGHLVVTGNIVGRDLTKDPGLHRSLMGDGVSTMLSGFCGSVPTTTYGENIGVMAITRVYSVWVIGGAAVISIGLAFIGKLSAIIQSIPAPVMGGICILLFGVIAASGIRMLVESKVDYSKPVNLILTAIVLIVGISGTAVTIGTVQLKGMALATVVGMALSLVFHILESLGLTNQPSES
- a CDS encoding MFS transporter, whose translation is MYSSQNHGGPAFSSALPVLLLLTSVFFVNFLARTIFGPLLLPITKELDLGLAQGSTIFLCLSLGYSGAVFCAGFLSQRLGHKGTIVVSVSGLGLALLGLASSTTLTSFLIWTLAMGGAAGLYIPSSVVTITEATAPAHWGQAFSVHELAPNLSFILAPLVAELFLDTMGYPPLFALLGSAALLLGLAYAARGPRVRRPGVPPRLGNIRVIVARPAFWVVVLLFVLCVGVEAGIYNLVPAFLVQERGMSRESANLVLSGTRAVSLLTLPLTGLVIKRIGYQRTLALFLIGTGTATLLSGHGPLWWTIAMLTLQPMFVVCFFPVGFAVLSMVCPKATSDLAVSLCVMCSSIMGLGVIPGLLAWFGERCGLGLAFSLFGGLMLASSILAIHNLRIPKSA
- a CDS encoding outer membrane lipoprotein carrier protein LolA, whose protein sequence is MPRLIAGLLIALMSVWCAEASELTDKIQQRYDSLESFRAFFLQKLTNASTKETQERLGTIVFARPRFIRWETTSPEQELLIIGKDMVWDYFPEEETAYRYTVEQVLDSKTMIRFLSGEANLTDDFKVLDMGMDGEFQHLKLIPKEPEPNLVEGEIWVRPGQDMLERIKLVDFFGNINELELSGLELDIPIDPKSFTLEPPAGTEILEGQGE